From Spirosoma aerolatum, one genomic window encodes:
- a CDS encoding dioxygenase family protein, with amino-acid sequence MQTQQLIQHRTRIFRMIMIDYDISRENHNHSKNPRSILINLLLLLLTFPVFGQDKKAGGPCEGCEAIYESSVPFDKLEMLAKLPDATWNGKKPLGINGVVYKADGITPAAGVILYVYHTDETGHYTAKEGAKGWEKRHGSIRGWMRTNEKGEYKFVTLRPAPYPGHSDPAHIHITIKEPTLNEYYIDEYLFDDDPLLTTDKRAKLENRGGSGILKLKDVGTMYKAERPIYLGKNIPNYQSNQ; translated from the coding sequence ATGCAAACTCAGCAATTAATTCAACATAGAACGCGGATTTTTAGGATGATTATGATTGATTATGATATTAGCCGTGAAAATCATAATCATTCTAAAAATCCGCGTTCTATTCTTATCAACCTACTCCTATTACTGCTCACATTTCCTGTATTCGGGCAGGATAAAAAAGCCGGTGGCCCCTGTGAAGGATGCGAAGCGATTTATGAAAGTTCAGTTCCGTTCGATAAGCTCGAGATGCTGGCGAAACTACCGGATGCCACCTGGAATGGCAAGAAGCCTCTGGGTATCAACGGGGTCGTATACAAAGCCGATGGCATAACACCTGCAGCAGGCGTTATTCTATATGTCTATCACACCGACGAAACGGGGCATTACACAGCCAAAGAGGGTGCCAAAGGCTGGGAAAAGCGGCATGGTTCCATACGCGGCTGGATGCGAACCAATGAGAAAGGCGAATACAAGTTTGTTACATTACGTCCGGCTCCTTACCCCGGCCATTCCGATCCGGCACATATTCACATCACGATTAAAGAACCGACACTCAACGAGTATTATATTGACGAATACCTGTTTGACGATGACCCGCTGCTTACAACCGACAAACGAGCCAAGCTGGAAAACCGGGGAGGCAGCGGCATTCTGAAACTCAAAGACGTCGGCACTATGTACAAAGCCGAACGGCCTATTTATCTTGGAAAAAATATTCCAAACTATCAATCAAACCAATAA
- a CDS encoding LytTR family DNA-binding domain-containing protein has protein sequence MSWTFWIDAYEFRFPQDRFLRVHKSFIAAIDHICRIERNRLMLNSTPIPIGRTYKEEVEKTLFERPR, from the coding sequence TTGTCATGGACGTTTTGGATAGACGCCTACGAATTCCGCTTTCCGCAGGACCGATTCCTTCGGGTGCATAAGTCATTTATAGCAGCCATTGACCATATTTGTCGAATTGAGCGAAATCGATTGATGTTGAATAGTACACCCATACCAATTGGCCGTACTTATAAGGAAGAGGTTGAGAAAACACTCTTTGAGCGCCCACGCTAA
- a CDS encoding sialidase family protein: MKISLVFVCIAFLIHLDLFAQSSNSAIRQREFIYEKAPTPECHASTIAETPAGLIASWFGGTYERHPDVGIWVSQHTKTGWAPPVEVATGVQPDGKRLPCWNPVLFQIPKGELLLFYKVGPSPSTWWGMLKRSKDNGKTWSEAERLPDGILGPIKNKPVLLPSGVLLCPTSSEDHNWRVHFEQTADWGKTWQKTTPINDGVADGAIQPSVLFHKNGQLQILCRSQKIGFIQEAWSKDGGKTWSALQKTTLPNPNSGTDAVTLKDGRQVLVYNPTSPVNGKSGPRTPLDVAISDDGKNWKTLAVLENEPGEYSYPAVIQTADGLVHITYTWKRQRVRHVIVNPEKL; encoded by the coding sequence ATGAAAATCAGTCTTGTTTTCGTTTGCATCGCTTTTCTCATTCATCTCGACTTATTTGCTCAATCCAGCAATTCCGCCATTCGCCAGCGTGAATTTATTTATGAAAAGGCTCCGACGCCCGAATGCCATGCTTCTACCATTGCCGAAACACCCGCTGGCCTCATTGCCTCCTGGTTTGGTGGTACATACGAGCGACATCCCGACGTAGGCATCTGGGTCAGTCAACATACCAAAACGGGCTGGGCACCACCGGTTGAGGTGGCAACGGGTGTACAGCCAGACGGCAAACGTCTTCCTTGCTGGAATCCAGTTTTATTTCAAATTCCTAAGGGGGAGCTACTCTTGTTTTATAAAGTCGGCCCCAGCCCATCGACCTGGTGGGGGATGCTGAAGCGGTCTAAAGACAATGGCAAGACCTGGTCAGAAGCTGAGCGACTGCCTGATGGTATTTTAGGACCCATTAAAAACAAGCCCGTGTTGTTACCATCGGGGGTTTTGCTTTGCCCGACCAGTTCGGAAGATCATAACTGGCGCGTGCATTTTGAGCAAACAGCCGATTGGGGCAAAACCTGGCAAAAAACGACACCCATCAACGATGGTGTAGCCGATGGGGCCATTCAACCCAGTGTTCTGTTTCACAAAAACGGACAGTTACAGATTCTTTGCCGGAGTCAGAAGATCGGCTTTATTCAGGAAGCTTGGTCGAAAGATGGTGGTAAAACCTGGTCGGCATTGCAAAAAACAACACTGCCAAACCCCAACTCAGGAACTGATGCCGTTACCCTGAAAGATGGACGGCAGGTGCTGGTCTACAATCCGACATCGCCCGTAAATGGAAAAAGTGGCCCCCGTACACCACTCGATGTGGCCATTTCGGATGATGGAAAGAACTGGAAAACACTGGCTGTTCTCGAAAACGAACCCGGTGAATATTCATATCCCGCCGTTATTCAAACTGCGGACGGTCTCGTACACATCACCTATACCTGGAAACGTCAGCGCGTCCGGCATGTGATCGTTAATCCTGAAAAACTATAG
- a CDS encoding (2Fe-2S)-binding protein, with product MSLIAEAPPKDTYIPSLPPTHTVTLTVNGTEAQLQLSPWTSLLDALREYMDLTGTKKGCDHGQCGACTVLVDGKRINSCLTLAIMQEGKSITTIEGVAQMATDAPDGLHPIQKAFIDCDAFQCGYCTPGQICSAIGLLNEGQAKTTADIRELMSGNICRCGAYTNIVQAIEEVINQQAV from the coding sequence ATGTCGCTTATTGCCGAAGCTCCTCCGAAGGATACGTATATACCTTCTTTGCCGCCCACACATACCGTTACGCTTACCGTCAACGGTACCGAAGCTCAATTACAACTTTCTCCCTGGACGTCTTTACTCGATGCTTTACGCGAGTACATGGACCTGACCGGCACCAAAAAAGGCTGTGATCACGGCCAATGTGGAGCCTGTACGGTTCTGGTCGATGGGAAACGCATTAACTCCTGCCTGACCTTGGCTATTATGCAGGAAGGTAAGTCGATTACTACCATCGAAGGCGTTGCACAAATGGCCACAGATGCGCCTGATGGCCTCCACCCGATTCAGAAAGCGTTTATCGACTGCGACGCATTCCAATGCGGCTATTGTACGCCCGGACAGATTTGCTCGGCGATAGGGCTCCTCAACGAAGGACAGGCTAAAACAACCGCCGATATCCGTGAACTCATGAGCGGTAATATTTGCCGTTGCGGGGCTTACACCAACATTGTACAGGCAATTGAGGAAGTCATAAATCAGCAGGCCGTATGA
- a CDS encoding FAD binding domain-containing protein — MNSFTYTRADSVEHAVNERVAETGAKFIAGGTNLLDLMKETVEHPSRLIDITRLPMTSITETVDGGLRLGALVTNADTAYDKHVQKRYPLLSQAILAGASPQLRNMATNGGNLMQRTRCYYFYDVATPCNKREPGSGCSAINGFNRIHAILGTQLLDQDGTSAEPQCIATHPSDMCVALAALGAVVRVTGKYGERTIPFADFHRLPGNTPHIDNSLASDELITAIDLPPNGFPKNHMYLKLRDRASYAFALVSVAAALELEGDTISDARIALGGVAHKPWRKPEAEDLLVGKPVSSESFQAAADALLAGAQGYGANTFKIELAKRAIVRALGQAAKLEPTE, encoded by the coding sequence ATGAATAGTTTTACCTACACCCGCGCTGACTCGGTTGAGCACGCTGTCAATGAACGCGTAGCTGAAACGGGCGCCAAGTTCATTGCAGGAGGAACAAACCTGCTCGACTTGATGAAGGAAACAGTAGAACACCCTTCCAGGCTGATCGATATTACCCGCTTGCCCATGACCAGTATCACCGAAACCGTTGACGGTGGGTTGCGGCTGGGGGCATTGGTAACCAATGCCGATACGGCTTATGACAAGCATGTTCAGAAACGGTATCCGCTTCTGTCTCAGGCTATTCTGGCCGGGGCTTCTCCGCAACTTCGGAATATGGCGACTAATGGGGGGAATCTGATGCAGCGAACCCGCTGTTATTATTTCTATGATGTGGCCACTCCCTGCAACAAACGGGAACCAGGATCGGGCTGCTCGGCCATCAATGGTTTCAATCGAATCCATGCCATTTTAGGGACGCAATTGCTGGATCAGGACGGAACCTCAGCCGAGCCGCAGTGTATTGCTACTCATCCATCCGATATGTGTGTCGCGTTGGCCGCTTTAGGCGCTGTGGTACGGGTAACCGGCAAATATGGTGAGCGAACTATCCCCTTCGCCGATTTTCACCGATTGCCCGGCAACACGCCACATATCGACAATTCACTGGCATCTGATGAACTTATAACGGCCATCGACTTACCCCCGAATGGCTTTCCAAAAAATCATATGTACCTGAAACTGCGTGACCGGGCTTCCTATGCGTTTGCACTAGTATCGGTTGCGGCTGCGCTGGAACTGGAGGGCGATACGATTTCGGATGCCCGCATTGCCCTCGGTGGCGTAGCTCATAAACCCTGGCGCAAACCCGAAGCTGAGGATTTGCTGGTTGGCAAACCCGTTTCCAGCGAGTCGTTTCAGGCAGCTGCCGATGCGTTGCTGGCCGGGGCTCAGGGGTACGGGGCGAATACATTTAAAATAGAACTGGCAAAACGGGCCATTGTCCGCGCACTGGGGCAGGCCGCTAAACTCGAACCAACCGAATGA